From the Tripterygium wilfordii isolate XIE 37 chromosome 6, ASM1340144v1, whole genome shotgun sequence genome, one window contains:
- the LOC120000306 gene encoding protein STABILIZED1 — MVLIAIPNSKTLTLDLNPNTTTLYAFKEAIQSQFHIPIPLQRFLLPTRNPSESDSVVLTQFGITRFSTVSLHVPHLGGMQAPPAPPKPRLDFLNSKPPPNYVAGLGRGATGFTTRSDIGPARAAPDLPDRSATTIGGAPAPGVGVGRGRGKSGEDEEEDEGEEKGYDENQKFDEFEGNDVGLFASAEYDEDDKEADAVWEEIDKRMDSRRKDRREARLKEEIEKYRASNPKITEQFADLKRKLHTMSAQEWDNIPEIGDYSFRNKKKRFESFVPVPDTLLEKARQEQEHVTALDPKSRAAGGTETPWAQTPVTDLTAVGEGRGTVLSLKLDRLSDSVSGLTVVDPKGYLTDLKSMKITSDAEISDIKKARLLLKSVTQTNPKHPPGWIAAARLEEVAGKIQTARQLIQRGCEECPKSEDVWLEACRLASPDEAKAVIAMGVKSIPHSVKLWLQAAKLENDDSNKSRVLRKGLEHIPDSVRLWKAVVELANEEDARLLLHRAVECCPLHVELWLALARLETYDSAKKVLNRAREKLSKEPAIWITAAKLEEANGNTSMVSKIIERGIRALQREGLVIDREAWMKEAEAAERAGSVVTCQAIIHNTIGIGVEDEDRKRTWVADAEECKKRGSIETARAIYAHALTVFLTKKSIWLKAAQLEKSHGTRESLDALLRKAVTYRPQAEVLWLMGAKEKWLAGDVPAARAILQEAYAAIPNSEEIWLAAFKLEFENHEPERARILLAKARERGGTERVWMKSAIVERELGNTEEERRLLDEGLKHFPSFFKLWLMLGQLEERLGRLDRAKEVYDLGLKHCPNCIVLWLSLANLEERMNGLSKARAILIMARKKNPQNPELWLAAVRAESKHGNKKEADILMAKALQDCPNSGILWAASIEMAPRPQRKSKSHDAVKKCDHDPHVFAVVGKLFWHERKVDKARIWLNRAVTLAPDIGDFWALYYKFELQHGTEENQKDVLKRCIAAEPKHGEKWQAVSKAVENSHQPTEVILKKVVVALGKEESAAENIKQ, encoded by the coding sequence ATGGTTTTGATCGCAATCCCCAACTCCAAAACCCTAACGCTCGACCTAAACCCTAACACCACCACTCTTTACGCCTTCAAAGAAGCCATTCAATCCCAATTCCACATACCTATTCCTCTGCAACGCTTCCTCTTACCGACTCGTAACCCTTCCGAATCCGACTCAGTCGTCCTTACCCAATTCGGGATCACTCGCTTCTCAACCGTCTCCCTCCATGTCCCCCACCTCGGTGGTATGCAGGCCCCGCCTGCTCCACCCAAGCCTCGCCTCGATTTCCTGAATTCCAAGCCGCCTCCGAACTATGTCGCCGGTCTTGGACGTGGTGCTACTGGGTTTACGACCCGGTCTGATATCGGTCCTGCGCGTGCTGCCCCGGATTTGCCGGACCGATCTGCAACAACTATTGGGGGAGCCCCAGCGCCGGGGGTCGGTGTTGGTAGAGGACGCGGGAAGTCTGGGGAggatgaggaagaagatgagggTGAAGAGAAGGGTTACGATGAGAACCAGAAGTTCGATGAATTTGAAGGGAATGATGTAGGGTTGTTTGCATCAGCGGAGTACGATGAGGACGACAAGGAGGCTGATGCCGTTTGGGAGGAGATTGATAAGCGGATGGATTCACGGCGGAAGGATCGAAGGGAGGCGAGGTTGAAGGAGGAAATCGAGAAGTACCGTGCGTCGAATCCCAAGATTACAGAGCAGTTCGCCGATTTGAAGAGGAAATTGCACACGATGTCAGCTCAGGAATGGGATAACATTCCGGAGATTGGGGATTACTCGTTCAGGAACAAGAAGAAGCGATTTGAGAGCTTTGTGCCCGTCCCTGATACGCTTCTTGAGAAAGCGAGGCAGGAGCAGGAGCATGTCACGGCGTTGGACCCAAAGAGTCGGGCTGCAGGAGGGACGGAGACGCCGTGGGCACAGACTCCTGTCACGGATTTGACTGCTGTAGGTGAGGGTAGAGGGACTGTTCTGTCGCTGAAACTGGATAGGCTATCAGACTCTGTTTCCGGGTTAACAGTGGTGGATCCTAAAGGCTATTTGACTGATTTGAAGAGCATGAAAATTACAAGTGATGCTGAGATTTCAGATATTAAGAAGGCAAGGCTGTTGTTGAAAAGTGTCACTCAGACTAACCCCAAGCACCCGCCTGGGTGGATTGCTGCAGCAAGGTTAGAGGAGGTGGCAGGGAAGATTCAGACGGCAAGGCAGTTGATACAGAGAGGTTGCGAGGAGTGTCCGAAAAGTGAGGATGTGTGGTTGGAGGCTTGTAGACTTGCTAGCCCTGATGAGGCAAAGGCAGTTATTGCCATGGGAGTGAAATCGATTCCACATTCAGTGAAGCTGTGGCTGCAGGCAGCGAAACTGGAGAATGATGATTCAAACAAGAGTAGAGTGTTGAGGAAGGGGTTGGAGCATATCCCAGATTCTGTGAGGCTGTGGAAGGCAGTGGTCGAGTTGGCGAATGAGGAGGATGCTAGGTTGTTGCTCCATAGGGCTGTGGAATGTTGTCCATTGCATGTGGAATTGTGGCTGGCTTTAGCAAGATTGGAGACTTATGATAGTGCGAAGAAGGTGCTTAATAGAGCGAGGGAGAAGTTGTCGAAGGAGCCTGCAATTTGGATAACCGCTGCTAAGTTGGAGGAAGCAAATGGGAATACTTCTATGGTTAGTAAGATTATCGAGAGAGGTATAAGGGCTTTGCAAAGAGAAGGATTGGTGATTGATAGGGAGGCTTGGATGAAGGAGGCTGAGGCAGCAGAACGTGCGGGCTCTGTGGTGACTTGCCAGGCTATCATACATAATACCATTGGGATTGGAGTGGAGGACGAAGACAGGAAGAGGACATGGGTGGCTGATGCAGAAGAGTGCAAGAAGAGGGGTTCTATTGAGACAGCTAGAGCTATTTATGCTCATGCCCTTACTGTGTTCTTGACAAAGAAGAGTATTTGGCTCAAGGCAGCTCAACTTGAGAAGAGTCACGGAACTAGAGAGTCTCTTGATGCACTGCTCCGGAAAGCAGTTACTTACAGGCCGCAAGCTGAAGTTCTTTGGCTCATGGGTGCTAAAGAGAAGTGGCTTGCTGGGGATGTGCCTGCTGCACGTGCAATTCTGCAAGAAGCTTATGCTGCTATTCCTAATTCGGAAGAGATTTGGCTTGCAGCCTTTAAGCTGGAATTTGAGAACCATGAGCCTGAAAGAGCAAGAATACTTCTTGCTAAGGCTCGAGAAAGAGGAGGCACAGAAAGAGTTTGGATGAAATCCGCCATTGTTGAGAGAGAATTGGGAAACACTGAGGAGGAGCGAAGATTGCTTGATGAAGGGTTGAAACACTTTCCTTCATTCTTCAAATTGTGGTTAATGCTTGGGCAGCTTGAGGAACGTCTTGGTCGTTTGGATCGAGCGAAAGAAGTGTATGATTTGGGGTTGAAGCACTGCCCTAATTGTATAGTCCTCTGGCTTTCTCTTGCTAATCTCGAAGAGAGGATGAATGGACTTAGTAAAGCTCGAGCAATACTCATCATGGCGCGGAAGAAGAATCCTCAGAACCCCGAGCTTTGGCTGGCTGCTGTTCGAGCTGAATCAAAGCATGGGAATAAGAAGGAAGCTGATATATTGATGGCAAAAGCATTGCAGGATTGTCCAAATAGTGGTATCTTGTGGGCTGCATCTATTGAGATGGCTCCCCGTCCACAGCGTAAATCCAAGAGCCATGATGCTGTGAAGAAGTGTGATCATGATCCCCATGTCTTCGCTGTTGTGGGCAAGCTGTTTTGGCATGAAAGGAAGGTAGACAAAGCTAGGATCTGGCTAAACAGGGCAGTGACTCTTGCTCCAGATATTGGGGATTTTTGGGCGTTATACTACAAGTTTGAGCTTCAGCATGGGACTGAGGAGAATCAGAAGGATGTGCTAAAGAGATGCATTGCTGCAGAACCCAAGCATGGTGAGAAATGGCAAGCAGTCTCGAAGGCAGTGGAGAACTCTCACCAGCCAACTGAAGTCATCTTGAAGAAAGTTGTGGTTGCCCTGGGGAAGGAAGAGAGTGCTGCTGAAAATATTAAGCAATAG
- the LOC120000309 gene encoding protochlorophyllide reductase-like, producing MALQAASLLPHSISIRKNGKSNASLRETTFSGISTSNHPAGEFSNYLIRSKEFRRRELPLGAIRAQTATVDPAIDQTTTEGKKTARKGNVIITGASSGLGLATAKALAETGEWHVIMACRNFLKAERAAKSFGITKENYTVLHLDLASLDSVRQFVDNFHRLGRPLDVLVCNAAVYQPTAKEPSFTAEGFELSVGTNHLGHFLLARLLLDDMKQSDYQSKRLIIVGSITGNTNTLAGNVPPKANLGDLRGLAAGLAGLNSSSMIDGGEFDGAKAYKDSKVCNMLTMQEFHRRYHEETGIAFASLYPGCIATTGLFREHIPLFRLLFPPFQKYITKGYVSEEEAGKRLAQVASDPSLTKSGVYWSWNKNSASFENQLSKEASDAEKARRLWEISEKLVGLA from the exons ATGGCTCTCCAAGCAGCTTCTCTACTTCCTCATAGCATCTCCATCCGCAAAAAT GGAAAGTCCAATGCTTCACTCAGAGAGACTACTTTTTCCGGGATATCAACTTCAAACCACCCAGCAGGTGAATTCAGCAATTACTTGATAAGGAGCAAG GAATTCAGGAGAAGAGAACTACCTCTTGGCGCCATAAGAGCCCAAACAGCTACTGTAGATCCAGCTATTGACCAGACTACAACAGAAGGAAAGAAAACTGCGAGGAAAGGCAATGTGATAATCACTGGAGCCTCCTCTGGCCTGGGTCTTGCCACAGCCAAGGCACTAGCCGAGACGGGAGAATGGCACGTAATTATGGCATGCAGAAACTTTCTCAAGGCTGAGAGGGCAGCTAAATCCTTTGGCATTACCAAAGAAAACTATACTGTGTTGCATCTTGACCTTGCCTCCCTCGACAGTGTTCGACAATTCGTTGATAACTTCCATCGTTTAGGTAGACCACTTGATGTGCTGGTTTGCAATGCTGCTGTGTACCAGCCAACAGCAAAGGAGCCATCTTTCACTGCTGAAGGGTTTGAACTGAGTGTTGGGACCAATCACCTTGGTCATTTTCTCCTTGCGCGGCTGCTGCTTGATGACATGAAGCAGTCTGACTACCAGTCCAAGCGTCTCATCATTGTTGGCTCCATCACAG GAAATACAAATACATTGGCCGGAAACGTTCCCCCTAAGGCTAACCTTGGAGATCTGAGAGGTCTTGCTGCTGGCTTGGCTGGGCTTAACAGCTCATCCATGATAGATGGGGGAGAGTTTGATGGTGCCAAGGCCTACAAAGACAGTAAAGTATGCAACATGCTCACAATGCAAGAGTTTCACAGGCGCTACCATGAGGAGACGGGTATTGCCTTTGCTTCTCTCTATCCTGGATGCATCGCTACCACAGGTTTGTTCAGGGAGCACATTCCTTTATTCCGACTTCTGTTCCCGCCTTTCCAAAAGTACATTACCAAAGGTTACGTTTCAGAAGAGGAAGCTGGGAAAAGACTCGCACAG GTTGCGAGTGATCCAAGCCTTACAAAATCAGGGGTTTACTGGAGCTGGAACAAGAACTCTGCTTCTTTTGAAAACCAGCTTTCTAAAGAAGCGAGTGATGCAGAGAAAGCACGGCGGTTGTGGGAGATAAGTGAGAAGCTTGTTGGCTTGGCTTAA
- the LOC120000307 gene encoding uncharacterized protein LOC120000307, translating to MFELLFGWRKASKCKKLIKRVQCRLKLLKIKRYSIVRQLRDDVGQLINGGYEDIAFNRAEQLLKDESTMQVYELLDHFCEFIKLQLPYIRKHKDIPNDINEAISSLIYASARRGDLPELPALRKLFEERYGQGFAKAAVDLCPGNLVSNEIKEKLSIESVPDDLKHRLLDEIARDYSMKPEILTLEYTSEWKQQVNGNGEQEILDKDVSVCYRKTESSQREINVDSSSVSQNLQNRSCQSSPNSDMISTSVSGSIVQQSSPDSVVSPVYANSKTVEFSSNGNLGTDTCRSTLQERKEEGKTAASSSESLPWLPDETIVYLDDIEEVQSAISKDGSCQDKRLFKFKQDVQPKNENLDQSYIEQHYESLNTSSSIGSSRRSRRESVKRPKRRSVSQENCSLKDIGYLVYYEKPCRSSPTDQHRPRYQGKLQKKSETNKLYHVRNEERKHCCVESCKYQHDLEISCCSHHELENCSLDNPRYLCPGDERNQRENIPWKSNRGITSTSVLEQECEFVSETEKKKTEWTALPQKPKRRSCEFVSSTYGIFTYADGQPKQCEKTKWEEEGFNSPGSQASCNRSCPKAASSSTDERRFPPYLRAATMPQERPKDGVVDNIIRSQSFPVQYPNHVHPKLPDYDDLADKFMALKNEHQKKKHH from the exons ATGTTTGAGTTATTGTTTGGGTGGAGAAAAGCCTCTAAGTG TAAGAAGTTGATCAAGCGGGTTCAGTGTCGCCTCAAATTGCTGAAGATTAAGAGGTATTCAATTGTGAGGCAGTTAAGGGATGATGTGGGTCAGCTCATCAATGGCGGATATGAAGATATTGCCTTCAACCGG GCTGAGCAGCTACTCAAAGATGAGAGCACAATGCAAGTGTATGAACTGTTGGACCATTTCTGTGAATTCATCAAGTTACAGCTTCCCTATATACGAAAACACAA GGATATCCCTAATGACATCAATGAAGCGATTTCAAGTCTCATATATGCCTCTGCAAGACGTGGGGATCTGCCTGAGCTTCCTGCATTGCGGAAGCTTTTTGAAGAGCGTTACGGTCAGGGGTTTGCAAAGGCTGCGGTTGATTTATGCCCAGGGAATCTTGTGAGCAACGAG ATAAAGGAGAAATTGTCCATTGAGTCAGTTCCTGATGATTTGAAGCACAGATTACTGGATGAAATAGCAAGGGATTACAGCATGAAGCCAGAGATTTTGACACTTGAATACACTTCTGAATGGAAACAACAG GTTAATGGAAATGGTGAACAAGAAATACTAGATAAAGATGTTTCAGTTTGTTACAGAAAAACTGAAAGTAGCCAGAGAGAGATTAATGTTGATTCTTCATCAGTTAGCCAAAATTTACAGAATAGATCATGTCAGTCCTCCCCAAATTCTGATATGATCTCTACTTCAGTTAGCGGTTCTATTGTGCAGCAGTCATCTCCAGATTCAGTTGTGTCTCCAGTGTATGCCAATTCTAAAACAGTCGAGTTCAGTTCAAATGGAAATCTGGGTACGGATACATGTCGTAGTACGTTGCAAGAACgaaaggaagaaggaaaaactgCAGCGTCTTCTTCGGAAAGTTTGCCTTGGTTGCCTGATGAAACAATAGTGTATCTTGATGACATAGAGGAGGTCCAGTCTGCCATATCAAAAGATGGAAGCTGCCAGGACAAAAGATTATTCAAGTTCAAGCAGGATGTCCAGCCTAAAAATGAAAACTTAGATCAAAGCTACATAGAACAACACTATGAATCGTTGAACACAAGTTCAAGTATCGGGAGCTCGAGAAGGAGTAGGAGGGAATCAGTTAAAAGACCGAAAAGGAGGTCGGTCTCCCAAGAGAACTGCAGCCTGAAGGACATTGGTTACCTGGTTTACTATGAGAAGCCTTGCAGGAGTTCTCCAACTGACCAACATAGACCGCGTTATCAAGGtaagcttcaaaagaaatcAGAGACTAATAAATTGTACCATGTCAGGAATGAAGAAAGGAAACATTGTTGTGTGGAATCCTGCAAATATCAACATGATCTGGAGATCTCATGCTGCTCACACCATGAGTTGGAGAACTGTAGCTTGGACAATCCACGTTATCTTTGCCCCGGTGATGAGAGAAATCAAAGAGAAAATATACCTTGGAAGTCCAATAGAGGGATCACAAGTACTAGTGTTCTTGAACAGGAATGTGAATTTGTTTCagaaacagagaagaagaaaacagaatGGACAGCACTGCCTCAGAAACCGAAAAGAAGAAGCTGCGAATTCGTTTCTTCAACATATGGTATTTTCACCTATGCAGATGGCCAGCCTAAGCAGTGTGAGAAAACAAAATGGGAGGAGGAAGGATTCAATTCTCCAGGCAGCCAGGCTTCATGTAATCGCTCCTGTCCAAAAGCAGCTAGTTCTTCAACAGATGAAAGAAGATTTCCTCCATATTTGAGAGCGGCGACAATGCCCCAAGAAAGGCCAAAAGATGGTGTAGTTGACAACATTATCCGATCCCAGTCATTCCCAGTTCAATACCCCAACCATGTCCATCCAAAGTTGCCGGACTATGATGATCTAGCAGATAAATTCATGGCTCTCAAGAATGAGCATCAGAAGAAAAaacaccattga
- the LOC120000312 gene encoding NDR1/HIN1-like protein 6, with the protein MDPSKYYMLNNDQYSLQPPPHRRKIPRYHSHQSSGGNCCLRCICCCCCTFIILIIVLTGLGPLGFLLYAILQPQRPVYSVSNFGVQAFDLQPDFSLYTKFVMAVKAENPNEQIGFIYGKDGLVVVSYQGSKLCFGKIPNFRQPGKNTSMLNIVLKGKSEFGNGLQEALMDNRNSGKIPLLVQVKAPVTVVVGEFPLREVIARVNNSLVVDNLTLPRTCGLGIFGQSLTRGVDPL; encoded by the coding sequence ATGGACCCATCAAAATATTACATGCTCAACAATGACCAGTACAGCCTCCAGCCCCCTCCTCACCGGCGAAAAATTCCTAGGTACCATTCCCATCAATCTTCTGGAGGGAATTGTTGCCTGAGATGTATATGCTGTTGCTGTTGCACCTTCATCATCTTGATAATTGTTCTTACTGGTCTAGGACCTCTAGGTTTTCTTCTCTACGCAATTTTGCAGCCCCAGCGGCCTGTCTACAGCGTTAGTAATTTTGGGGTACAGGCATTTGATCTGCAACCTGATTTTAGCCTCTATACAAAGTTTGTGATGGCTGTCAAAGCTGAAAACCCTAATGAACAAATAGGATTTATTTATGGCAAGGATGGCTTGGTGGTTGTATCGTATCAAGGttcaaaactttgttttggCAAGATTCCGAACTTTCGTCAACCCGGAAAGAACACGAGTATGCTGAACATTGTTTTGAAAGGAAAGAGTGAGTTTGGAAATGGCCTTCAAGAAGCTCTCATGGATAACCGAAATTCGGGAAAGATCCCTTTGCTTGTGCAGGTTAAAGCACCTGTTACCGTGGTTGTTGGGGAGTTTCCACTAAGGGAAGTCATCGCTCGTGTGAATAACTCTTTGGTTGTCGATAACTTGACACTCCCCCGCACGTGTGGACTGGGTATCTTTGGCCAAAGCCTAACACGTGGAGTAGACCCGTTATAG